Genomic segment of Arachis stenosperma cultivar V10309 chromosome 4, arast.V10309.gnm1.PFL2, whole genome shotgun sequence:
tttaaatattaaattctaaaccatctaaaatataaaaattacaagaataatattgtaataaaaaataaaaattaattaatattaaataattaaaattaatcattaatgtTTTTATAGTTATTCAGAATTTTATTTGTGCAAGAATTGTTCAGAATGGCAATCTTAAACGGCAAATCCATCCCTTAGTCTCTGCATGCCTTAGACTCAATTCGTAATGGGAACCTCTAACTTGCAAAACCAAAGCTTGACATGCTTTCTTATGAATCGCTACAAATATAGTTTACCTCTCttgtaaatatattttaaaaaacaatTATATGTGACTAATAAAATTTAGAGAAACATAAAAGGGTtggaaaattttatttatttattatcagTAGTTAATGAATAATGTTTAAaactataaattaaaaatatattattaaattattagactaaaaaaattatattaataattaaaaatactgataaaaacaataaatttaactgattttttattttttatttttagttaatttttatctaataaaaatatttttatattaaattctaaattttaaattttaataatataaaaataaaatattaaccaaaatattattatattaattaatattaataaaaattattagtctTCTAACGTtacttaattttaaatattcacCATCCAATGAATTATACTTACCGTCATCATAATAGTTAATTAGACTAATCAGTAATCTCCATGTTATTATCACCTTTTCTTTAGTcaaagttaaaaagaaaaaaaaaatatcttgtTTGACTAGTGCATGCGTATGTCTTGTCCGGCAAACTTTCCACCATGACTACTAAATCAGCCATATctaaagttaaaatttaaaaaaaataaaaataaaatttaatatttaaaacatataaaaaaaagtttttgacATTTGTATATTGAGATTAATAGATTTGTTCACATTGTTAGATTCAAATCATGGCCGGAAAAAACTTTCTATATTctctatttaaaaatatgaaaatttatttataattaaatttgataaaaaaaaaaaagacttaattatttttacaataaaaatttGGAAACTCGCTATATTAACAGACACCCGTGATATACATAGCGAAATGccgaaatcctaaatcctaaattaaaATGATTGGATCATCGTGATAGAAGTTAGAGGACTAACTTAGATTTATTAAATAGTCTTTTTCAaaccttatttatttatttaagacaAGAagtgttttttatatttttctaattattattacATGAATATgacaaccaaaaagcaaaattCCATTCTCCGGCAAAGTGGAAAACATATCTAGAAAACTATAGAAGCCGTGTCAACTATGGATTTGGCAACAAATTTAGGCCCttgttttctttgaataaaTCGTCATCTGTGATGTAAACAAGGCAACGCCAAGACAACAACAAAAACGCATTTCGCTACCATGCATACTTCTCTACtcttaagttttaaaaattaaaattataatatcaaAGCTCAATTCCACTTAACTTTCTCAAACACATACATGAAAAGTATCAACTACCGGTAtacgaaaaattaacaattaaaataattatttatataaataatatatatttatgttgATATATACTAcgactaattttttatgtatatattaacTCTAATTTGTATGTAGTTTATTTTGACTGATGAGAAGTTAATtcatttatctaatttttttaggattatattatttgtatattaaaatcagtcattaaaattagttattaatataaaatatatattaaaatataaatatatattaaaaataaattaaattacacatatatttatataaaaatatattaataattaattttagtagttgattttagagtacaaataatatttttattttttttatgtatatatattaactcTAATTTGCATGTAGTTTAATATACTTatgtataaatttatatataatttaatttatttttaatatatatttatattttaataaatattttatacaaatagaATTAATCTTAATAATGAATGATTTTAATACCAAGAAGTACAGGAGAATAATGAAGTATATGTACAATATGTATAATGGAAGTTTAGAGATATTCGATTCAGTAGGATATCAAATGTTTACTATcaaatgaaaaattaataatattttactctaaatatttattttttaactcatattaAACCAAATAAATAGATCATTATACACATCGTACAAATACTCCATTAATTCTCtagcaaaatttttttaatatatagcTACTTAATAATTGTGACGTGACAATAGTCCATATAATAATGAACTTTCTCATCACATTCTAATCACATTATTCTACAAAAAGAGATCCATTACAACCGCCATTGCAGGCCGCCCAACCATACCATACGTTTTCCTCTGTTTCTCAAAtttccaccaccaccatcatcatcatccatgGCTTCTTCTAACAACAACATCTCCATCAAAATCATTGACAAATGCAGAGTTTCTCCACCACCAGCGCCATCAACCGATGTTACTGTTTCTCTACCTCTCACTTTCTTTGACTTGTTCTGGGTTCGCTTCCACCCCGTTGAGCGTGTCTTCTTCTACAAACTTCACTCTCCTCCATCTTTCTTCATCGAACATGTGCTTCCCAAGCTCAAAACCTCGCTCTCTCTTACCCTCCAACACTTCCTCCCTCTTGCTGGAAACCTACTTTGGCCTTCTCATTCAGATAAACCAATCCTTCAATACAATCCTGGTGATGGTGTTTCACTTCTCATAGCAGAATCCGATGAAGATTTCAACCATCTTTTGGGCTATAACTCACCACGTGAAGCTTCTGAAATTCGATGCTTCGTACCAGAACTGGAAACACTGGAATCTCGTGCTGCTCTTATGTCTCTTCAGATCACTCTCTTCCCGGACAGTGGATTCAGCATCGGAATCAGCACCCACCATGCTGCTCTCGATGGGAAATCTTCCACCATGTTCATCAAAGCATGGGCTTCCATATGTCAAAGCCTTGAAGAAGAACAGGAAGAATCACCCACTTTGGTTCGTGAATTCGAGCCTTTCTTTGATAGAGAAGTTATCAAAGATCCAAAGGATGTTGGACTCTTGTTATTGAACCATTGGTCGGATGTCATGTCCAAAATGTTCCCTGATGAGAACAACATCAAGAAAAGCTTGAAGATTCTACCGTTCGAACCCAAGGTGAAGGACTCGGTTCGTGCAACGTTCAAGCTCACGCGTTCAGATTTGGAGAAGTTGAAGAAAAAGGTGTTGTCCAATTGGAACAGCAACGTTAATAATGGTGATGATGAAGAATCTACAAACACACCACCTAGTACTCTTTCTACTTTTGTTCTAACATGCAGCTATGTCTTGGTTTGTATCGCCAAGGCGATTAATGGAGTTTTTAAGGAGAGACAAAAATTCGGGTTCGCTTTCACTGGTGATTGTAGGAACAGGTTAGAGCCTCCAATACCTGAAAATTATTGCGGTAACTGTGTGTGGGGTAATTTTGTGGATGCAAAACCAGAGGACTATGTTAAAGAAAATGGAGTGGTTCTTGTCGCTAAGGGAATTCACAAGACGACAAAAATGTTGGGTATTGAAGGTTTTCGTGGTGTAGAAGCATCAGCTTTTGATAAGTACATGAATATGGCTAAAGAAGGAGTTGAAATTCTTGGTATTGCTGGTTCTAATAGATTTGGTGTTTATGGTATTGATTTTGGTTGGGGAAAACCTGAAAAAGTTGAGATAGCTTCGATTGATAGAGGTCTAACGATGGGTTTGGCTGAGAATAGTGATGGCAATGAAGGTGGGGTTGAGGTTGGTCTTGTTCTTAATAAGCAGGTGATGGATCTGTTTAGGACTTTGTTTCGTGAAGGACTTGAAGATGATTAATTGTTTGATTAGTGATATTATCGGACTTAATTAATCAACTAAATTAGGTCCTGATGATAATGAGTTTGAGCCAGCAGTATTTTATTGTTGttctttttttaaatgaataaGAAATGAGTAAAAGATTTGTCTTGGAATttccaatattttttattcagttCATGCTTTCATGCCTGAGACGACAACGTATCAACCTATCATATACAATGTATCATGTACGTGTgactttctaagatttgtttgaCTTGTTTGTAACCATTATCATAAGCAGCACATTGCACAGTACGGATTGAATGACATGATCCGTGTCGAGATTTTGTATATAGATTTTACcccaataaattaaaattatttaatttgatttatatgAATACTATATAACATTATTTTATGGAGGCTATTCCGATAAAGATATTTAAAATGTCTATTTTTTTAAaggtttttttattaattaaaatttaatacatataatcgattaaattatattaatttttgtcaaaattagatgAGACAAATTAATTTGGTCGAAAAATCGATAAACCAAACCTTAAATCGATCtagattaataattttttttttataaaaaataactacaataattttattatagaaaatgactaaaatattcttattatatatattttttaattttaaaaatcttaaattctaactctataataatacagagaaaagaaaagggttaaaatttagaattctcaatattatatatatatatatatatatatatatatatatatatatatatattaagaatattttagtcattttttataataggaatattataattattttttataaaaaaatattaatttaaattaattcaaggtgtaatttatcaatttttttgccaaatcaatttatcttatttaattttaataaaaataaaaacataatttaatgaattatatatattaaattttaattatttaaaaatatctttaaaaaaagacattttaagTGTTTTTATCTAAGTGACTCTCCtattttatatgttatatattcaaaaatatatatattattaaaaatattatttatacgtTAAAATTAATCTATATGTATTTATGTACAACatatgtataattttatttatttttattatatcctATATTACAATGTGTATTTTAGTatctaattttagtatacatttatcatagttaatattttataacaataatttatgaatttgattttgatgcactgttagtgtaaaataattttatacgtgTATTTAATTACGTAATGGCATATCAGTAAAAATAACCACCTTTCAAATTAATCACGTAAATGATCATAAAAAACGAATGTAAATATACAATTATATacaatattttataatattagtacatcaaaattaattcatagttaattaatatctatttttaataaataataatcatTTGAAAATTGACTAATTCTATCCATGACCCAAAGAATTTCCGTTAAGAggataaaaatatactaaaataaattttgttaaatattaatatatttatattttgaaaatactaaaatcatatatataagtATCCAAAATAAATTAGACCTATgtataaaaacaaaaagtatattaatttaaaatattaaaaaattaattgaaatactttttttattttaaaataattaaatattatatttatttatttttaaaatttaattttgatatattattaatttaaaaaatattaattaatagataaataacattctttttttatcttaattaatttttgaaaaaaaaattaataattttacttTTGTTTAGAAAATTCAGTTTTAActtaataattaattacttggttagttttaaaaatatattattaatatttatttaatgttaaatttgtttaattatttatttatttttaattttgatatttataataagataaatattgttttatgttaaatttaatacaacaacaacaaagccttgtttCACTAGGTGGAGTCGGTTACATGAATCAAATGACGTCATTGAGCTTTATCATGTATTATGTCAATAGAGAGATTGATTACATGTAGATTTTGTTTGACCACCTCATAGATGGTCTTCTTAAGTCTTTCTCTGCCTTTCACCATTTGTCCATCTTTCATCTCATCCATCCTCCTGACTGGGTACTCTGTtagtcttcttctcacatgtccaaaccacttAAGACGCGATTCTCATCTTTTTTCACAATAGGTGTTACTCCAACTCTCTATCTTATATCTTCATTACTTATTCTATGTAATcacgtatgaccactcatccatctcaacagtCAACATCTTTATATATGCCACACTTAGTTTATATTCGTGCTCTCATTAGGCTGCCCAACACTCTGTACCATAAAGTATAGTCGGTCTGATAGCAGTGcaatagaatttacctttaagttttaaaggcacttttttgtcacATATAAATCAGGTGCACTCCgtcattttgaccaacctgcttggatcctatgactTATATCCTGTTAAATCTGTCCATTATCCTTAATGATGCATCCAAGATAACTAAAACTTTAATTTTTCATATgctgttttctccaatcttcacttTTATATTATGGTTTTTCCTTCGCAGGccgaacttacattccatatatttcGTCTTGCTACAGCTTATTTGCAGACTATACACTTTTAGAATTTCTCTCCATAaatccaacttcttatttaggtcttttcttgactcttccaaaaaggacgatatcatcggcaaaaagcatgcaccataaCACAGGCTCTTGGATATGCTCTGTGAGTACGTCCAAAATTAATGAGAAAACGTACGAACTTAAGGATGATCcttggtgtaatcctatactaATAAAAAACTTCACTATCACACCatcttgagtcttcacactagttgtagTCCCAttatacatgtctttaattgcacgAATATATGTGATActcactttcttcttttctaaaaccttccataagacctcccttgatACTCTATCGTACgttttttccaaatcaataaacaccatatgaAGATCCCTTTTACTACTAcaatacctctccatcatcttTCTTAACAGGTATATCAGTTCAGTAGTGGATCTGTCTGGCATAAaaccaaattggttctctgttatTTGTATCTTTTGTCTCAACCTCCCTTCTATTACCCTTTTCCATAATTTCATGGTATGACTTATGAGCTTGATCCCTCTATAGTTTTTGTAACTTTATATATCCCCCtcattcttgtagataggtaccaaagTGCTCTTTTTTCATTTATCTGACATCTTCTTTGATCTTAAATTCTCATTAAAAAACTTGGTTAATCAGCTGATATTTTTCTCTCCAAAGCCCTTTCAAACTTCAATCGAGATATTATCGGGTCTTactgccctgccatttttcatccaCTTTAGAGTCTTTTTTATAcctcgaatccttcgatagtagtcaaagttttgataTTCTTCCCTCATGCATAACCGACTAAGCCTCGAAAGAGTCTTCTATCCTTCATTAAATAACTTGTAGAAGTATCTCTTTCACGTTttattaatcttctcctcttgagccaacacctctgcgtctttatcctttatgcactcaACCTGGTCCAagtctctcgttcttctttcacgGCTCTTTgcgattatatatatacatttttctccttctttcatGCCTAAAGACTagtagagaccctcatatgctcttattcttattttactTACAatcacttttgtctctttcttagccaCCTTATATTTTTTCTAAGTATCTGTATTGCAGCACAAATACTACTCTTTAAAGCACTCCCTTTTTGcgtttatcttttcttgtacaCTCGCATTCCACTACCAGGACTCATTGTCTCTTAGTCCTATCCCTctagattcaccaaaactttattttattgttcttctaataacttatgtcatctccctccacatctcctCCGCACTTCCATTCCCATCCCACTTTGCTTCTTCTCCTATCCGTCTTAGGAAGTTTCTTTATTTCTCACATTTTATCCGCCACCACCTCGTTATTGGGTTCTTTGTATGATGTAGTTTTCTCAACTTTTGTTCAACGTGAAAATCTATGACGAGCATCCTATGTTGTGTTGTTAAAATTTCTCcagaaataattttataattaatgcaaaaaaaatttttgactctcctcaacaagaagaagtcgatttgagagcttgtcatgccactcttataggttataagatatttgtctctctttttaaaacatgtattaGGGATGAAAAAGTCAAAGGTTGAgaaaaagtccaaaatagttttatcCTTGGTATTGACCACCCCGAAACCATGGCTTCCGTGGATACTTTCATACCTAATCACTTCTGTAAATCTCCTTCTAAAAAACCTTATATGTCTTGgaccaaactctctagatcctctcaaaaccttatcttgtgttgCTCGTTCGAACCCATTTACAgtgcataggcgctaatcacatgaaaagtacctcattccaccacaagtttgatagaaaTGATCTGATCTTCCACACTCTTGACATCCACTATgtccttcttccactgcttatTCATGACAATACCTACTTCATTCTTATTATTCACATTTTttgtataccaaagtttgaatCCGGAAGTATCTAACTCCCTAGCTTTCGCACAAATCtattttgtttcttgtaggcacataatgttaatcttACTCCTTGTTATGGTATCCACTACCTCCATGAATTttcatataaatatttttattaaaaaataatttttttaaataatatttttatttttgtaataaaaaattatcaaacatTTTAACAGGCTTTAAGTCAGGCCAAACTGAATAACAAGTTAAATTTAGTACTTTAAAAAATGTCTATATCAGATTGCAGGTCAAGCTCAAGCCAATTAACTACATGACATGTCAGGTCTATTAAGAACACAACTTGGCCTGACCTGACCTGACTTGTTTCTACCCCTACTAGAAAGACCAttcatgaggtggtcaaacgagatctataTGTAAACGGTCTTTCTATAGACATAATACATGATAGAGCTCAATAACATGTTTAATCCATATAGTCGATTACAGTTAATAGGACAAATACTTTGTTATTGTTGTTTTAAACcattaaaaaagagaaaaactcTACATCCATGTAAAAAGTACATGGATGGTATCCAAGTAACTTTTACTCCACGCCCCACACCCCCAATTGTTTTACACGCGCCTCTTATAACCTATATAATGAATCCTTATTTTGCGTTATCAACGTTTCTCAACGTAAACTTTTTCATACAATGTAAACCTCTTTcgcgttcttcttcttcttcttcttcaacctaaTTAAATTCGTTGTTCTCCTCTTTTACATTTTTCTTCTATGTATTATGGATCTGGATTGATTCAACGCAATTATCTTCGtcgttcatcttcttctttattttcttcttctatctgTACTTTTGAATTGAAACAATAAATGAATCAACTTCAAATCAGTTGAATGAGTGTGATTTTGATGATTATTCTCAAACGCATCAATTTGATGAGGTTTGGATTATTGAATTCTGAATTAAATTTAATGGAATgaaatttctaattttatttgaagTGAATTGAATGGATTGAGGTGATCTACATCTGAATTGAATTcaattgaattgataatataTAACTGTGAGTAATTGTGAGTGTCAGTAATTGTGAGTAACTCTGAGTAAATGtgagtaatttttttattcgaTAAGTACTAAAGAGGTAGTTCATCACTTTCATGTTTTCGGTTCGGTCCGCAGAAAGGAGTCTAACAAAAATTAGACCAATATGTTATGTTTTCTTCCCTAACTATATAATTGTTTCACTATAATTAAGATTTcggttcaccatgagtactgtgTTCGGTTCATCATAAGTATTGTGTTTGGTGTATTATGCActattcaaaactcttcttcttcaccttctactgcttcttcaccAGAGAGAGAAGGatgaaaagacaaaaaaaaaatacagtagcatcaacaacaaaagaatgacgataaggtttcagggtttaggattttagggtttagggtttatgggttCAGGGTTCAGTGTACAGGGGTTCAGTGTGTTTCAAACTTTTGATTCACTCTATGTATTAATTTCGATTCACCATGTTCATGGTtgaggatttaggatttaggggtctagggtttagggttcagggttcagggttttaggagtttagggtttatggtagggtttagggtttagcatTTAGGGTTCAGAGTTCAGTGTTCAGAGTTCGActtcagggtttagggtttagcatTCAGGGTTCAGagttcagggtttagggtttaggatttaggttttagggttttagggatttagggtttatgggttCAGGGTTCAATGTTCAAGGTTCTggttttagtgtttagggtttagggtttagggtttagggttcagtGTTTAGGGGTTCATAATTTTTTGATAAACAGGAGAGCGATTTGGATTACTCTTCTGAAACGAATCAAACTGAGAAAGTTTTGATTATTCAATTTTGAATCGAATTGAATGGAATACAATTgctaatttgaattgaattaaatgAACGGAGGTAtactgaattgaattgaattgataatatgtAAATTATAGGCAGagttatttaaatttgattttatataatagattaTGTTTCATTCACTCATTACTATACAATTGTATTATTTTCGGTTCACGATGAGAACTGTGTTcggttcaccatgagtactgtATTCGGTTCATTCTGCAGAAAGctgtttaaatttgattttatataatagattatgtttcgttcactcAGTAGTATACAATTGTATTCTTTTCGGTTCACCATAACTAAGATTTTGGTTCACTATGAGTACTGTGTTCAATTCATTCTGCACTATTTAAAGCTCTTCTTCCTCActttctactgcttcttcaccagagagagaaggagaaaaagacaaaaaaatacagtgcaacaataataacaaaagaatgacgataaagagaaaacacgtgaagaagaaggaacgcgaaaaaggaggagaaagaggaacgcgaagaagaaggcgaagaagaagaaggcgaAGAAGAAGGCGCTCCGTGCGTAAATGAGCgtgataagaagaagaagaagaagaagaagcatcGGACGATTTCGTATGTATTGAAACGTGTATTTCACGTTTCATTTAATAGTAATGagctttttttttatgttggaCCAACTTGGTTACATGGTTACATGGATGTGTAGTATCCCCGATTAAAAAAATCTCAGTGATATTCGAAACAGTAAATAACgcacttatttattttatttaataattatttaatatataataaaaaaaatttaagaaaaaaatacatagaATTCACTTTTAAAATTATGTCAAATGATTTCTAGTTATGTGTACACCGGTGAGccatataatattttaatattttatactttACCTCGTGCTGAGAACTCCACAATTTTTGAACAGTGAACACTGAACACCATACTCTTTTCTACAAAAAGAGATCCATTAGAACCGCCATTGCAGGCCGCCCAACACATACCACACATTTTTCTCTGTTTCTCAAATTTCaaccaccatcatcatcatcatccatgGCTTCTTCTGACAACAACATCTCCATCAAAATCCTTGACAAATGCACAGTTTCTCCACCGCCAGCACCATCAACCGATGTTACTGTTTCTCTGCCTCTCACTTTCTTTGACATGTTATGGGTTCGATTCCACCCCGTTGAGCGTGTCTTCTTCTACAAGCTTCACTCTcctccatctttcttcttcGAACATGTGTTTCCCAAGCTCAAAACCTCGCTCTCTCTTACCCTCCAACACTTCCTCCCTCTTGCTGGAAACCTACTTTGGCCTTCTGATTCAGATAAACCAATCTTTCAATACAATCCTGGGGATGGTGTTTTACTTCTCATAGCAGAATCCGATGCAGATTTCAACCATCTTTTGGGATATAACTCACCGCGTGAAGCTTCTGAAACTCGACGCTTTGTACCAGAACTGGAAACACAGGAATCTCGTGCTGCTCTTATGTCTCTTCAGATCACTCTCTTCCCGAACAGTGGATTCAGCATCGGAATCAGCACCCACCATGCTGCTCTCGATGGGAAATCTTCCACCATGTTCATCAAAGCATGGGCTTCCATATGTCAAAGCCTTGAAGAAGAACAGAAAGAATCACCCACTTTGGTTCGTGAATTCGAGCCTTTCTTTGATAGAGAAGTTATCAAAGATCCAAAGGATGTTGGACTCTTGTTATTGAACCATTGGTCGGATGTCATGTCCAAAATGTTCCCTGATGAGAACAACATCAAGAAAAGCTTGAAGATTCTACCGTTCGAACCCAAGGTGAAGGACTCGGTTCGTGCAACGTTCAAGCTCACGCGTTCAGATTTGGAGAAGGTGAAGAAAAAGGTGTTGTCCAATTGGAACAGCAACGTTAATAATGGTGATGATGAAGAATCTACAAACACACCACCTAGTACTCTTTCTACTTTTGTTCTAACATGCAGCTATGTCTTGGTTTGTATCGCTAAGGCGATTAATGGCATTTTTAAGGAGAGAAAGAAATTCGGGTTCGCTTTCACTGGTGATTGTAGGAACAGGTTAGAGCCTCCAATACCTGAAAACTATTGCGGTAACTGTCTGTGGGCCTATGTTGTGGACGCAAAACCAGAGGACTTTGTTAAAGAAAACGGAGTGGTTCTTGTCGCTAAGGGAATTTACAAGACGACAAAAATGTTGGGTATTGAAGGTTTTCGTGGTGTAGATTCATCAGCTTTTGATAAATACATGAATATGGCTAAAGAAGGAGTTGAAATGATTGGTACTGCTGGTTCTAATAGGTTTGGTGTTTATGGTATTGATTTTGGTTGGGGAAAACCTGAAAAAGTTGAGATAGCTTCGATTGATAGAGGTCTAACGATGGGTTTGGCTGAGAATAGTGATGGCAATGAAGGTGGGGTTGAGGTTGGTCTTGTTCTTAATAAGCAGGTGATGGATCTGTTTAGGACTTTGTTTCGTGAAGGACTTGAAGATGATTAATTGTTTGATTAGTGATTATTATCAGACTTAATTAGTCAATCAATTAGATTAGGTCCTGCTGATAATGAGTTTGTGGCAGCAgtattttgttgttgttctttttttaaaagaa
This window contains:
- the LOC130977029 gene encoding phenolic glucoside malonyltransferase 1-like, with the translated sequence MASSNNNISIKIIDKCRVSPPPAPSTDVTVSLPLTFFDLFWVRFHPVERVFFYKLHSPPSFFIEHVLPKLKTSLSLTLQHFLPLAGNLLWPSHSDKPILQYNPGDGVSLLIAESDEDFNHLLGYNSPREASEIRCFVPELETLESRAALMSLQITLFPDSGFSIGISTHHAALDGKSSTMFIKAWASICQSLEEEQEESPTLVREFEPFFDREVIKDPKDVGLLLLNHWSDVMSKMFPDENNIKKSLKILPFEPKVKDSVRATFKLTRSDLEKLKKKVLSNWNSNVNNGDDEESTNTPPSTLSTFVLTCSYVLVCIAKAINGVFKERQKFGFAFTGDCRNRLEPPIPENYCGNCVWGNFVDAKPEDYVKENGVVLVAKGIHKTTKMLGIEGFRGVEASAFDKYMNMAKEGVEILGIAGSNRFGVYGIDFGWGKPEKVEIASIDRGLTMGLAENSDGNEGGVEVGLVLNKQVMDLFRTLFREGLEDD
- the LOC130977030 gene encoding phenolic glucoside malonyltransferase 1-like, with the translated sequence MASSDNNISIKILDKCTVSPPPAPSTDVTVSLPLTFFDMLWVRFHPVERVFFYKLHSPPSFFFEHVFPKLKTSLSLTLQHFLPLAGNLLWPSDSDKPIFQYNPGDGVLLLIAESDADFNHLLGYNSPREASETRRFVPELETQESRAALMSLQITLFPNSGFSIGISTHHAALDGKSSTMFIKAWASICQSLEEEQKESPTLVREFEPFFDREVIKDPKDVGLLLLNHWSDVMSKMFPDENNIKKSLKILPFEPKVKDSVRATFKLTRSDLEKVKKKVLSNWNSNVNNGDDEESTNTPPSTLSTFVLTCSYVLVCIAKAINGIFKERKKFGFAFTGDCRNRLEPPIPENYCGNCLWAYVVDAKPEDFVKENGVVLVAKGIYKTTKMLGIEGFRGVDSSAFDKYMNMAKEGVEMIGTAGSNRFGVYGIDFGWGKPEKVEIASIDRGLTMGLAENSDGNEGGVEVGLVLNKQVMDLFRTLFREGLEDD